In the genome of Bacteroidota bacterium, one region contains:
- a CDS encoding V-type ATP synthase subunit K (produces ATP from ADP in the presence of a proton gradient across the membrane; the K subunit is a nonenzymatic component which binds the dimeric form by interacting with the G and E subunits) has protein sequence MTSTILLTIVQGLGGHAIALGIAGIGSAIGTGIAAYGAMGLWKQSIKDNKKLPSLALAMVGMPLSQVIYGMIFSNALAEANLNPDSYPNQMIIALFVGSAIAASAIIQGKVGAAACSNLAVDSKQGAGMYIAAMGIIETVALLAMVFGMGGIPTA, from the coding sequence ATGACATCAACAATTTTATTAACAATAGTGCAAGGTTTAGGCGGACATGCCATTGCTTTAGGTATAGCCGGAATAGGTTCGGCAATTGGAACAGGAATCGCCGCTTATGGAGCCATGGGGCTTTGGAAACAATCAATAAAAGACAATAAAAAATTACCTTCATTAGCATTAGCTATGGTAGGTATGCCTCTTAGTCAGGTTATCTACGGTATGATTTTTTCAAATGCTTTGGCTGAAGCAAATTTAAATCCTGATAGTTATCCAAACCAAATGATTATAGCTTTATTCGTTGGTAGTGCCATTGCAGCATCAGCAATTATTCAAGGAAAAGTTGGTGCCGCTGCATGTTCTAACCTAGCTGTTGATAGTAAACAAGGAGCCGGTATGTACATAGCAGCTATGGGTATTATCGAAACTGTTGCACTTTTGGCTATGGTATTTGGAATGGGAGGTATTCCTACAGCATAA
- a CDS encoding V-type ATP synthase subunit B, protein MIRKEINKISKIGKALISVEGNPGVALNHVVELLNAENSQSISFAKAINISEDATTFQVYNGTQGLSTRTRIRMHEAPMTIGFSQNMLGRSFDGVGNVADNGPEIIYNKQLSTRLDTLNPTVRLVPKQPMWTGVPMIDVFNTLVKSQKIPIFAGPTEPYNRLLSQIAKGAQVDVIIFAGIGLKYDEYQYFKDELSTSGNMDKTIMFTHLAGEPQIKGLMLPDVALSISREFADDGKDVLVLLTDMTNWSNILRNVANYQDMIPSLQGYPGSLYSELARRYEVAADIEGAGSITIIGATTLESLEDPVPDNTGYITEGQFFLEGGKLKLARSLSRLKQQVNSGTRNDHRAIMTAMASLLADAEKAHEAAEVGAANDEFSQKLLRYRTDFIDHIEEPFGDPIKLNNALDMCWDVLRRHFNPEETGLSKKLIEQYWDKK, encoded by the coding sequence ATGATAAGAAAAGAAATAAATAAAATCAGCAAAATTGGCAAAGCCCTTATTTCTGTTGAAGGAAATCCGGGAGTAGCTCTTAATCACGTGGTTGAGCTGCTAAATGCTGAAAACAGCCAGAGCATTTCGTTTGCCAAAGCAATCAATATAAGCGAAGATGCCACGACTTTTCAGGTTTACAATGGCACTCAGGGTTTAAGCACACGAACAAGAATAAGAATGCATGAAGCACCAATGACAATAGGATTTTCACAAAACATGCTTGGCAGGAGCTTTGATGGAGTTGGAAATGTTGCTGATAATGGGCCCGAAATTATTTACAATAAACAACTTTCAACACGACTCGATACACTCAACCCTACTGTTCGTCTTGTACCCAAACAACCCATGTGGACCGGTGTTCCTATGATCGATGTTTTTAACACACTGGTAAAATCACAAAAAATTCCAATTTTTGCCGGTCCTACCGAACCTTACAATCGTTTGCTCTCACAAATTGCCAAAGGTGCACAGGTTGATGTAATTATATTTGCGGGAATAGGCCTTAAATACGATGAGTACCAGTATTTCAAAGATGAGTTATCTACTTCAGGTAATATGGATAAAACCATCATGTTTACCCACCTCGCCGGAGAACCACAGATTAAAGGACTTATGCTGCCTGATGTGGCGTTGAGCATTTCAAGAGAATTTGCTGATGATGGCAAAGATGTGCTTGTTCTGCTTACCGATATGACAAACTGGTCTAACATACTCCGTAACGTTGCCAACTATCAGGATATGATTCCTTCATTGCAGGGCTACCCGGGTTCTCTTTACTCCGAATTGGCGCGCCGTTACGAAGTGGCAGCAGATATTGAAGGTGCAGGGTCAATAACAATTATTGGTGCAACCACACTTGAATCATTGGAAGATCCGGTTCCTGACAATACAGGTTACATCACCGAGGGACAATTTTTCCTCGAGGGTGGTAAACTCAAACTTGCACGTTCGTTATCAAGATTAAAACAACAGGTTAACAGTGGCACCCGCAACGATCATCGCGCAATAATGACAGCAATGGCATCGCTGCTTGCCGATGCGGAAAAAGCACATGAAGCAGCAGAGGTAGGAGCTGCCAACGATGAATTTTCACAGAAACTGCTCCGCTATCGTACCGACTTTATTGACCATATCGAAGAGCCATTCGGAGACCCAATAAAATTGAACAATGCACTTGACATGTGTTGGGATGTACTTAGAAGACACTTTAACCCGGAAGAAACAGGTTTAAGTAAAAAACTTATTGAACAATACTGGGACAAAAAGTGA
- a CDS encoding V-type ATP synthase subunit D, translated as MAVLKIKYTKTERARQKKILKVSLRMLPLFEAMEKSLMVTINTIAENIERIKEAIEQNKKEAEPWIAVISDSWVDISSYISVNKVITKPVDVAGVRVHQFDKVDFDVAPITDETPLWVDSAVELMQDQLQLLAEIKCLEAQIELLEEELLEVRARIKLFENRRIPNAKTAIRKIGQKLQDDERLMIATAKVVKTKKAEEVKI; from the coding sequence ATGGCAGTATTAAAAATAAAATACACAAAAACAGAAAGAGCCAGACAAAAGAAAATTCTTAAAGTATCTTTACGCATGCTTCCACTGTTTGAAGCAATGGAAAAATCGTTAATGGTAACCATTAACACCATTGCTGAAAATATTGAACGGATAAAGGAAGCCATTGAGCAAAACAAAAAAGAAGCCGAGCCATGGATTGCAGTAATAAGTGATTCGTGGGTTGACATCAGCTCGTATATATCTGTGAACAAAGTTATTACAAAACCGGTGGATGTTGCAGGTGTTCGGGTACACCAATTCGATAAAGTAGATTTCGATGTTGCACCCATAACCGACGAGACGCCGCTTTGGGTTGATAGTGCTGTTGAGCTGATGCAAGATCAACTTCAGTTATTGGCAGAAATAAAATGCCTTGAGGCTCAAATAGAACTACTTGAAGAAGAATTACTCGAAGTACGCGCACGAATAAAGCTATTTGAAAACAGAAGGATACCCAACGCTAAAACAGCTATTCGGAAAATCGGACAGAAGCTTCAGGACGATGAAAGGCTCATGATTGCGACTGCTAAAGTGGTGAAAACAAAAAAAGCAGAGGAGGTGAAAATATGA
- a CDS encoding Spy/CpxP family protein refolding chaperone produces the protein MKTMNVKTRIYGIVILAAIFMSGNIYAQRMQRFDGNQRAMAMRLHQNPGQGMGNLNIGQRGMGIMGLNLSEEQIGKMEEFRTNHLKEMLPIRNEMQEKRAHLRTLTTAENLNQKEIDKVVDEIANLTSKQMKLKIAHQQQVRASLTEDQRVLFDSRTGGQGNRQFARGNARAGMGAKHSRFGMKSR, from the coding sequence ATGAAAACAATGAATGTAAAAACAAGAATATATGGCATAGTTATATTAGCAGCCATATTTATGTCAGGCAATATTTATGCTCAGCGCATGCAACGATTCGATGGAAATCAAAGAGCAATGGCAATGAGATTGCATCAAAATCCAGGACAAGGAATGGGCAATCTGAATATTGGACAAAGAGGAATGGGAATAATGGGATTGAATTTAAGTGAAGAACAAATTGGGAAAATGGAGGAATTTAGAACAAATCACCTCAAAGAGATGCTCCCGATTAGAAATGAAATGCAAGAGAAAAGAGCACATTTAAGAACCCTGACAACTGCTGAAAATTTAAATCAAAAAGAAATTGATAAAGTAGTTGATGAGATTGCAAACTTGACTTCAAAGCAAATGAAACTTAAAATAGCGCACCAACAACAGGTAAGGGCTTCGCTTACAGAGGACCAACGTGTTTTATTTGATAGTAGGACCGGCGGACAAGGAAATAGGCAATTTGCCAGAGGAAATGCAAGAGCTGGTATGGGAGCTAAGCACTCTCGTTTCGGAATGAAATCCAGATAA
- a CDS encoding sigma-70 family RNA polymerase sigma factor: protein MISESDLVEGVKRKDHAAFKKLVDQYQEMVLNTCYGFVHDVDDAKDLTQEVFIKIYDSIQKFRGDAKLSTWIYRISVNKSLNFIRADKKVKTTELDVLSRSSDSKLRVHHESEQEDIEMEQEQRSRILFKAIDSLNENQRIAFCLNKLDGISYNEIGEIMNISLPAVESLIHRAKLNLQKKLIKYYKKNLN, encoded by the coding sequence ATGATAAGTGAATCAGATCTTGTAGAAGGTGTTAAGAGAAAGGATCACGCAGCTTTTAAAAAGTTGGTTGATCAATATCAGGAGATGGTATTAAACACCTGCTATGGATTTGTGCATGATGTCGACGATGCCAAAGATTTAACGCAAGAAGTTTTTATTAAAATTTACGATTCAATTCAAAAGTTTAGGGGAGATGCCAAACTCTCTACATGGATTTACCGCATCTCGGTAAACAAATCATTGAACTTTATCAGAGCTGATAAAAAGGTCAAAACTACTGAACTGGATGTTTTATCACGTTCAAGTGATTCGAAATTAAGGGTTCACCATGAAAGTGAACAAGAAGATATTGAGATGGAGCAGGAACAAAGATCAAGAATTTTATTTAAGGCAATAGATAGTTTGAACGAAAATCAAAGAATTGCCTTTTGCCTAAATAAACTTGATGGAATTTCATATAATGAAATAGGCGAAATCATGAATATTTCATTACCGGCAGTAGAGTCTCTCATTCATCGCGCAAAGCTGAATTTACAAAAGAAGCTGATCAAGTATTATAAAAAGAATTTGAATTAA
- a CDS encoding biopolymer transporter ExbD, with amino-acid sequence MAIQSRNKRKTDFSTASMSDLVFLLLIFFMLTSTLVSPNAIKLLLPSSSSKTMAKQTTTVYINDQFQYFVNENMVTKNQLEDHIYRNISGETEASIVLRSDQSVPVQYVVDVIDAVNTINKKHTTKHKVILATKPR; translated from the coding sequence ATGGCCATTCAATCAAGAAATAAGCGAAAAACTGATTTTAGCACCGCATCGATGTCCGATCTGGTTTTTTTACTATTGATCTTCTTCATGCTCACTTCTACTTTGGTTAGTCCAAATGCAATAAAGCTGCTCCTTCCGTCCAGCAGTAGTAAAACCATGGCTAAGCAAACCACAACGGTATACATCAACGATCAGTTTCAGTATTTTGTAAATGAAAATATGGTGACTAAAAATCAATTGGAAGATCATATTTACAGAAATATCAGTGGAGAAACAGAAGCTTCAATTGTATTGAGATCGGATCAAAGCGTACCCGTTCAATATGTTGTTGACGTAATTGATGCTGTAAACACCATTAATAAAAAACATACAACAAAACATAAGGTAATTCTCGCCACAAAACCGCGATAA
- a CDS encoding periplasmic heavy metal sensor: MNYFSKRNIVILVIAVLLIINIASISTIVYHSYGNRINKMPETERTSMRDFRQELNLNAQQIDEFGKLGKKFMIDTRMRMDEMHQIRLALINEMSSANPDTAKMFAMADDIGKLHAQIKRQTIDHFLIIKNNCTDAQFDKFVTLFQRSLMDDNYSRWSEVQGRGKNYRSRNIQRGKGN; encoded by the coding sequence ATGAACTATTTTTCAAAAAGAAATATTGTCATTTTAGTTATTGCAGTTCTGTTAATTATAAATATTGCATCTATTTCGACCATTGTTTATCATTCATATGGAAATCGCATAAATAAAATGCCTGAAACGGAACGAACATCCATGAGGGATTTTAGGCAGGAACTTAATCTGAACGCACAGCAAATTGACGAATTTGGCAAATTAGGAAAAAAGTTCATGATCGATACCAGAATGAGAATGGATGAGATGCATCAAATCAGGTTAGCTTTAATAAACGAAATGTCGTCTGCAAATCCGGATACAGCAAAAATGTTTGCTATGGCAGATGATATAGGAAAGTTGCATGCACAGATTAAACGACAGACCATCGATCATTTTTTGATCATTAAAAATAATTGCACAGATGCTCAATTTGATAAGTTTGTAACATTATTTCAAAGATCGTTGATGGATGATAATTATAGCCGATGGTCGGAAGTACAAGGAAGAGGGAAGAATTATAGAAGTAGAAACATCCAAAGAGGAAAAGGTAATTAG
- a CDS encoding V-type ATP synthase subunit A — protein sequence MIEKQKKRTGKLIAIQDSLVQARFFDEVIMGETAEIAVEGKLLQAEVLQIKPDPTNKDTGGVVEMQVFEDLTGAKIGDLVEFTGTPLSVLLGPGLLTSVWDGLQNALYTLGKEDAYLRPGMKAPALDEEKLWEFTPSIKKGDTVNGGDTIGSVPEGRFEHKILVPFILGKCTVESIIEKISINIKETVAVVKDELNNTHELKLVFRQPVKSPIPFKERTIPKKTISTGVRIIDLLAPVAYGGTVGNPGPFGAGKTVMQHMLCKYALADIIVMAACGERAGEAVEVFKDFAELEDPSTGESLMNRMCIFGNTSSMPVAAREASVFIALTVGEYYRYQGFNVIMLADSTSRWAQALRERSGRQGDIPGPEAFPMDIPDQIKGMYQRAGADAKTGGSLTFIGTVSPAGGNFQEPVTQATMDSTGGFWGLSQDRADAKKYPAIDPLAYTTSVYDSFISWDDRNKILSTLYEANGIDQTISTIGLKKVPVDKYIHFQKGLTIDFCVLQQNGFHDLDACTRPERLNIINKSVQDLIDSNIEFTQDNKEDDEFKLFIKSKFDNLRQWWKDWNESAKSDEEIAKLPEKINQFIHQKEL from the coding sequence ATGATTGAAAAACAAAAAAAACGAACAGGAAAACTGATAGCAATTCAGGACTCGTTGGTTCAGGCACGTTTTTTTGATGAAGTAATTATGGGAGAAACAGCCGAAATAGCAGTAGAAGGGAAATTGCTTCAGGCAGAAGTGCTTCAAATAAAACCCGATCCAACAAATAAGGATACAGGAGGTGTTGTGGAAATGCAGGTTTTTGAAGACCTCACGGGTGCAAAAATTGGTGATTTGGTCGAGTTTACAGGCACCCCATTGTCAGTTCTGTTAGGTCCCGGACTACTCACAAGTGTTTGGGATGGTTTGCAAAATGCACTCTACACCCTAGGCAAAGAAGACGCCTATCTTCGCCCGGGAATGAAGGCACCTGCTTTGGATGAAGAAAAACTTTGGGAGTTTACACCTTCGATAAAAAAAGGAGATACTGTTAACGGAGGCGACACAATTGGCTCGGTTCCGGAGGGAAGATTTGAGCATAAAATATTGGTACCCTTTATCTTGGGCAAATGTACAGTTGAGAGTATTATTGAAAAAATATCAATAAATATTAAAGAAACCGTTGCTGTTGTAAAAGATGAATTGAACAATACCCATGAATTAAAACTCGTGTTCAGACAACCGGTAAAAAGTCCGATTCCGTTCAAAGAACGTACAATTCCAAAAAAAACCATATCAACCGGAGTGCGCATAATCGACCTGCTTGCACCTGTAGCTTACGGTGGAACGGTTGGAAACCCCGGCCCATTTGGTGCGGGTAAAACAGTAATGCAACATATGCTTTGTAAGTATGCACTTGCCGACATCATTGTAATGGCAGCCTGTGGTGAGCGCGCCGGAGAAGCTGTAGAAGTATTTAAAGATTTTGCAGAGCTGGAAGACCCGTCAACCGGCGAATCACTGATGAACCGTATGTGTATTTTCGGAAACACAAGTTCAATGCCGGTTGCTGCTCGTGAAGCGAGTGTTTTTATCGCGCTTACCGTTGGTGAATATTATCGTTATCAAGGATTTAATGTAATTATGCTTGCCGATTCTACATCGCGATGGGCACAAGCATTGCGTGAACGTAGCGGACGACAGGGGGATATTCCCGGACCGGAAGCCTTCCCAATGGATATTCCCGACCAGATTAAAGGTATGTATCAGCGTGCAGGGGCAGATGCAAAAACCGGTGGTTCGCTTACATTTATCGGAACAGTTTCACCTGCAGGTGGTAACTTTCAGGAGCCTGTAACACAGGCAACAATGGACTCAACAGGAGGTTTCTGGGGTTTATCGCAAGACAGGGCTGATGCAAAAAAATATCCGGCTATTGACCCGCTGGCTTATACAACATCAGTTTACGACAGCTTTATATCATGGGACGACCGAAACAAAATACTTTCTACTCTATATGAAGCTAACGGAATTGACCAAACCATCAGCACAATAGGGCTTAAAAAAGTACCAGTGGACAAATATATTCATTTCCAAAAAGGACTAACCATTGATTTTTGCGTACTACAACAAAACGGATTTCACGATTTAGACGCTTGTACCCGTCCGGAAAGACTTAATATAATCAACAAATCAGTTCAGGATTTAATAGATAGCAATATTGAATTTACACAGGACAATAAAGAAGACGATGAGTTTAAACTATTCATAAAATCAAAATTTGACAACCTACGTCAATGGTGGAAAGACTGGAACGAAAGTGCCAAATCAGATGAAGAAATTGCAAAACTTCCGGAAAAAATCAATCAATTTATTCATCAAAAAGAACTATAA
- a CDS encoding DUF2764 domain-containing protein → MVYLISSLPSLTFGQSPPISLDSFHIEAKEQLSSTNFKRLQELDLKNIIDAETGKLRKFAEVSEQLKADVLEIRNAKKNERNPAVAIVPKTVLEQNPLDREKSIMKWQWEQLTNIDSGEIFSVTAVFIYKLKLQILHRLNSFSAEKGWEILESVVNPPKKMEEL, encoded by the coding sequence GTGGTCTATCTTATTAGTAGCTTACCATCTTTGACTTTCGGGCAATCGCCTCCCATTTCACTTGATAGTTTTCACATTGAGGCGAAAGAACAATTGTCGTCAACAAATTTTAAAAGACTTCAGGAGCTCGATTTAAAAAACATAATTGATGCAGAAACCGGAAAGCTTAGAAAATTTGCAGAAGTAAGTGAGCAACTAAAGGCCGATGTTCTCGAAATACGAAATGCGAAAAAAAATGAACGTAACCCGGCTGTTGCAATAGTACCTAAAACTGTGCTTGAACAAAATCCGCTCGATCGCGAAAAAAGTATTATGAAATGGCAATGGGAGCAACTAACCAACATAGATTCGGGAGAAATATTTTCTGTTACTGCAGTATTTATTTATAAACTCAAGTTACAAATTCTCCACAGACTAAATTCATTCAGTGCAGAAAAAGGCTGGGAAATACTCGAATCGGTAGTAAATCCACCTAAAAAAATGGAGGAATTGTAG
- a CDS encoding 4Fe-4S binding protein yields MKNIYQELADLLDQIPNGYPKTKSGVELKILAKLFTEEEARLATSLSLIPQSISEIAIRASSDEALVKSSLITMVKKGLIELRREEAKGLVFSLMPFVVGFYERQNAKIDKEFAELFEEYYHEAFHHVMMVDPSVHRVIPVEKTIPVNIDVMPYEKASTYLNGANSWGVLKCICRVQKNLIGQGCDHPIENCLVFSSKVGAFDRTDDIRSLTKEEALKILDEADKAGLVHSTNNAQHDVTYICNCCSCSCGVLRGITEHGSLSAIARSDFYAVVDPDLCNGCEVCIDRCQFNALSIDDGISVVNTTFCFGCGLCVSTCSSEALSLVQKGANNIKIPPLTEEDWRKKRNLARQSNSTQNA; encoded by the coding sequence ATGAAAAACATCTACCAGGAACTTGCTGATTTACTCGATCAAATACCCAATGGTTATCCAAAAACCAAAAGCGGCGTTGAATTAAAAATATTGGCTAAACTTTTTACTGAAGAAGAAGCAAGGCTAGCAACATCATTAAGCCTGATTCCGCAAAGTATCAGCGAAATTGCTATAAGAGCATCCTCGGATGAAGCATTGGTTAAATCCAGCTTAATAACCATGGTTAAGAAGGGCTTGATAGAACTTCGCCGTGAAGAAGCTAAAGGATTGGTTTTTTCCCTGATGCCTTTTGTTGTCGGGTTTTACGAACGTCAAAATGCTAAAATCGACAAAGAATTTGCTGAACTTTTCGAGGAATATTACCATGAAGCATTTCATCATGTGATGATGGTCGATCCTTCTGTTCATCGGGTAATTCCTGTTGAGAAAACAATCCCCGTGAACATCGACGTGATGCCTTATGAAAAAGCTTCTACATACCTGAATGGAGCTAATTCGTGGGGAGTATTAAAGTGCATCTGCCGGGTTCAGAAAAACTTAATTGGTCAAGGCTGTGATCATCCCATTGAGAATTGCCTTGTTTTCTCATCAAAAGTCGGAGCCTTTGACCGAACAGATGATATTCGATCACTTACAAAAGAGGAAGCCCTAAAAATACTTGATGAAGCAGATAAAGCGGGTTTGGTCCATTCAACCAATAATGCACAACACGACGTAACCTATATCTGCAATTGTTGTAGTTGCTCTTGTGGGGTTCTCAGGGGAATTACCGAACACGGCAGCCTAAGTGCCATTGCCCGTTCCGATTTTTACGCGGTGGTTGATCCCGATTTATGCAATGGTTGTGAAGTTTGTATCGACCGCTGCCAGTTCAATGCCCTATCAATAGATGATGGGATAAGTGTTGTAAATACCACTTTTTGTTTTGGATGCGGGCTTTGTGTAAGCACCTGTTCCAGCGAAGCATTAAGCTTAGTACAAAAAGGTGCAAACAATATAAAAATCCCCCCGTTAACAGAAGAAGATTGGAGGAAGAAAAGAAATCTGGCACGACAAAGCAATTCAACGCAAAACGCTTAA
- a CDS encoding MotA/TolQ/ExbB proton channel family protein, protein MLNFLLLQLATQPNLAGEEPTEITLSVLELAIKGGWIMVILGIFSIIAMYIFIERYFAIMKASREENNFMNNIRDFIHDGRVDSALSLCKNNSSPISRMIEKGLKRIGKPLGDINAAIENVGKLEVSQLEKNIAGLATISGAAPMLGFLGTVIGMIRAFYDMSMAGNNIDISLLSGGIYQAMVTTVAGLIVGIMAYIGYNMLVARIEKLIYKLEARATEFMDLLHEPAN, encoded by the coding sequence ATGTTAAACTTTCTTTTACTACAACTTGCCACCCAACCAAATCTGGCTGGCGAAGAACCAACTGAGATCACTTTATCAGTTCTTGAACTTGCAATTAAAGGTGGATGGATCATGGTTATCCTTGGGATTTTCTCCATCATTGCAATGTATATTTTCATCGAAAGATACTTTGCAATTATGAAAGCTTCCCGTGAAGAAAATAATTTCATGAACAATATCCGCGATTTCATTCATGATGGAAGAGTAGATTCAGCATTATCTCTTTGTAAGAACAATTCCAGCCCAATTTCTCGCATGATTGAGAAAGGGTTAAAACGAATAGGAAAACCACTTGGTGACATAAACGCCGCAATCGAAAATGTTGGAAAGCTTGAAGTATCGCAGCTTGAGAAAAACATTGCAGGTTTGGCAACTATTTCGGGTGCTGCACCTATGCTGGGATTTTTAGGTACGGTAATTGGAATGATTAGGGCATTTTATGATATGTCGATGGCCGGCAATAATATTGACATCTCCTTACTTTCAGGAGGGATTTATCAAGCCATGGTTACTACGGTTGCCGGGTTAATTGTGGGTATTATGGCATACATTGGGTATAATATGCTGGTTGCCAGAATAGAAAAACTGATCTACAAACTTGAAGCAAGGGCTACCGAATTTATGGATTTGTTACACGAACCTGCTAATTAA
- a CDS encoding bifunctional folylpolyglutamate synthase/dihydrofolate synthase, protein MNYTETLDYLFSQLPMYQRVGKVAYKANLDNTIALLGILNNPQAHFNSIHIAGTNGKGSVAHMLASIFQTAGYKTGLYTSPHLNDFRERIKINGQMIPEEKVIDFVEKYKSSFETIKPSFFEMTVGLAFQYFENEKVDMAIIETGMGGRLDSTNLITPELSIITNIGMDHMQFLGDTLEKIAGEKAEIIKVEIPIIIGKRQSETQQIFIEKALQQKTNIFFAEDIFDAKQLTNSTLEFSEYDVWRASELYIEHLQCPLLGAYQSENIVTVIQACDLLADKYGLIVPIVKEGIEDVLINTGLKGRWQILSKNPLTICDTGHNKDGITAVVNQLKGIQCNQLHFVLGFVNDKNICDLLNLLPRNATYYFCKAEIPRALDEKVLEEQAHKAGLRGQSYGSVREAYNSAVNNATSNDMVFIGGSTFVVAEVV, encoded by the coding sequence ATGAATTACACAGAAACACTTGACTATTTATTTAGTCAATTACCCATGTATCAGCGTGTGGGAAAAGTTGCTTATAAAGCGAATCTTGACAATACCATTGCCCTTTTAGGAATTTTGAACAATCCGCAAGCGCATTTTAATTCCATTCATATTGCCGGAACCAATGGCAAAGGTTCGGTTGCGCATATGCTGGCTTCAATTTTTCAAACCGCAGGCTATAAAACCGGACTTTATACGTCGCCGCATTTGAACGATTTCAGGGAAAGGATCAAGATTAATGGTCAAATGATACCTGAAGAAAAGGTCATTGATTTTGTAGAAAAATATAAAAGTTCATTTGAAACCATTAAGCCTTCATTTTTTGAAATGACTGTTGGCCTGGCTTTTCAGTATTTTGAGAATGAAAAAGTGGATATGGCCATCATTGAAACAGGCATGGGTGGACGACTGGATTCAACCAATCTGATAACTCCAGAATTAAGTATCATTACAAATATCGGGATGGATCATATGCAATTCCTGGGTGACACATTGGAGAAAATTGCAGGCGAAAAAGCCGAGATTATTAAAGTAGAGATCCCGATAATCATTGGAAAAAGACAATCGGAAACTCAGCAAATTTTTATAGAAAAAGCATTGCAGCAAAAAACGAATATCTTTTTTGCTGAAGATATTTTTGACGCAAAACAACTGACCAATTCAACGCTTGAATTCAGCGAATATGATGTTTGGAGAGCATCCGAACTCTATATCGAACATTTACAATGTCCTTTATTAGGAGCGTATCAATCAGAAAATATTGTGACGGTGATACAAGCATGCGATTTGTTAGCTGATAAGTACGGACTTATTGTACCTATAGTAAAAGAAGGCATCGAAGATGTTTTAATCAATACCGGATTAAAAGGCAGATGGCAAATCCTTTCAAAAAACCCACTCACCATTTGCGATACAGGGCATAATAAGGATGGGATCACAGCGGTGGTCAATCAATTAAAAGGAATACAGTGCAATCAATTGCATTTTGTCCTTGGTTTTGTGAACGACAAAAATATTTGTGACCTATTAAATTTACTACCTCGCAATGCAACTTACTATTTTTGCAAGGCCGAAATCCCGCGTGCACTGGATGAAAAAGTACTAGAAGAACAAGCCCATAAAGCAGGGCTAAGAGGGCAAAGTTATGGTTCGGTAAGAGAAGCATATAATTCGGCGGTAAATAATGCTACCAGTAACGACATGGTTTTTATTGGTGGAAGTACTTTTGTGGTGGCGGAAGTTGTTTAG